The sequence ACTCTTTACCTGTCAAGCGGCATCAAGCCCCAAAAGGATTCAGGAGTTATGGCACGAGTCTGTGAAATCTGCGGCAAGGGGCCGCAGTTCGGAAACAACATCAGCCACGCCCACAACGTGACCAAACGGCGCTGGAACGTCAATCTG is a genomic window of Acidobacteriota bacterium containing:
- a CDS encoding 50S ribosomal protein L28; its protein translation is MARVCEICGKGPQFGNNISHAHNVTKRRWNVNLRPVHAKVGAATKRMRVCTSCLRSGKVVKA